A single window of Periophthalmus magnuspinnatus isolate fPerMag1 chromosome 9, fPerMag1.2.pri, whole genome shotgun sequence DNA harbors:
- the tmem119a gene encoding transmembrane protein 119 yields the protein MTNMAFNILFVALLSLSKSHATPMFYNISMDGSGDDALELIFPTSFSTRAPVEVSASTKAPSFTETITNTLTTTMVRLKDFVLSRVVDFLQENLLIIIVVTSVLIVMVFIICCASAMSHKRKLESYKPLPSPPKKYTADKKGVRKNSSDLHERSFAVDHVKRVHSQALASPKTLRVPSKALVGEKGRDVPSSPRQEERKARNTEEMERRREEPRAREQPREQPREHPREQPREERKYRQDLPYDRASPSSISSQPVCTCHLRKTYH from the coding sequence ATGACCAACATGGCTTTCAACATACTTTTTGTGGCTCTGTTGTCACTGAGCAAGAGCCATGCCACCCCAATGTTctacaacatttccatggatgGCAGTGGTGACGATGCATTGGAGCTCATTTTCCCCACGTCCTTTTCCACTCGAGCTCCTGTTGAAGTGAGTGCCAGCACAAAGGCGCCATCCTTCACTGAAACCATCACCAACACTCTCACCACCACCATGGTCCGCCTCAAAGACTTTGTCCTCAGTCGAGTGGTCGACTTCCTACAGGAGAACCTGCTCATCATCATTGTCGTCACCTCTGTGCTCATCGTGATGGTTTTCATTATCTGTTGTGCCTCTGCCATGAGCCACAAAAGGAAGCTCGAGTCCTACAAGCCTCTTCCCAGCCCCCCAAAAAAGTACACAGCAGATAAAAAGGGAGTGAGAAAGAATTCAAGTGATCTTCACGAGAGGTCTTTTGCTGTTGATCATGTCAAAAGGGTTCACTCTCAGGCCCTAGCCTCCCCCAAAACCCTGCGTGTGCCTTCCAAGGCTCTGGTGGGCGAGAAGGGCAGGGATGTCCCATCTTCTCccagacaggaagagagaaaggcCAGAAACacagaagagatggagagacgcCGAGAGGAGCCCCGGGCCAGAGAGCAGCCCAGAGAGCAGCCTAGAGAGCACCCCAGAGAGCAgcccagagaggagaggaaatacAGGCAAGACCTGCCCTATGACAGAGCCAGTCCCAGCTCCATCTCCAGTCAACCTGTCTGCACCTGCCACCTTAGGAAGACCTACCACTAG